The Coffea arabica cultivar ET-39 chromosome 1e, Coffea Arabica ET-39 HiFi, whole genome shotgun sequence genome has a window encoding:
- the LOC113704943 gene encoding GTPase LSG1-2, whose amino-acid sequence MGKGEKMGLGRALVKQHNQMIQDSKEKGRFYRGQNKKVLESVTDVSDIDAVIEQADEAHRFFSDNNPPVNVLINLDSSSSTSEMTPEERREQQKKEEALHASSLRVPRRPPWNSKMSVEELDANERQAFLAWRRSLARLEENEKLVLTPFEKNLDIWRQLWRVVERSDLLVMVVDARDPLFYRCPDLEAYAQEVDQHKRTLLLVNKADLLPLSVREMWATYFRLHGILFIFWSAKAAYAALEGKKISSSSRMQNEQLESVDSETKIYGREELLARLQSEAEEIVSMRNGSAPNNSSPSYDYSSEENLFENTVSKSVIVGFVGYPNVGKSSTINALVGEKRTGVTSTPGKTKHFQTLIISEKLTLCDCPGLVFPSFTSSRYEMIASGVLPIDRMTEHREAVQVVANRVPRQMIEDVYNICLPKPKSYELQTRPPLASELLRAYCASRGYVAASGLPDETRAARQILKDYIDGKLPHYELPPGMANEETAMKDTVGICLSDTYESDSSDAENPSVSEHEGGPSLEHVLNDLNSFDIANGLSSVEGQVRKKKPSTAPHKQHKKPQRKKDRTWRVKDDEGDGMPVARVFQKPVNTGPLMP is encoded by the exons ATGGGGAAGGGGGAGAAAATGGGTTTAGGGAGAGCTCTGGTGAAACAGCATAATCAGATGATCCAAGATAGTAAAGAGAAAGGGAGGTTTTACAGGGGCCAAAACAAGAAAGTTCTGGAATCCGTTACCGACGTTAGCGATATCGACGCCGTAATCGAGCAGGCTGACGAGGCTCACCGGTTCTTCTCCGATAACAATCCACCTGTCAACGTGCTCATCAATTT AGACTCTAGTTCCAGCACCAGTGAGATGACACCTGAAGAAAGACGGGAGCAACAGAAGAAAGAGGAGGCTTTGCATGCCAGCAGTCTTCGGGTTCCACGCAG GCCACCATGGAATTCCAAAATGTCAGTGGAAGAGCTTGATGCTAATGAACGACAAGCATTTTTGGCTTGGCGCCGCAGCCTTGCCAG GCTTGAGGAGAATGAGAAGCTTGTTCTGACTCCATTTGAGAAAAACCTAGATATATGGAGACAGCTTTGGAGGGTGGTTGAACGGAGTGACCTG CTTGTTATGGTAGTTGATGCACGAGACCCACTCTTCTATCGGTGCCCTGATTTGGAG GCATATGCACAAGAAGTTGATCAGCACAAAAGGACATTGCTTCTTGTCAACAAGGCAGATCTTTTACCTCTTTCTGTCAG AGAGATGTGGGCAACATACTTCCGCCTTCATGGGATTCTCTTTATATTCTGGTCAGCTAAGGCTGCTTATGCAGCTTTGGAGGGGAAGAAGATCAGTAGCTCCTCTAGAATGCAAAATGAGCAGCTAGAATCCGTTGATTCTGAGACAAAGATATATGGTAGGGAGGAACTACTGGCCCGTTTACAGTCTGAAGCTGAAGAAATTGTTTCCATGAGAAATGGATCGGCACCAAATAACAGTAGCCCATCTTATGATTATTCTTCTGAAGAGAATTTATTTGAAAATACTGTATCTAAGAGTGTAATTGTGGGATTTGTGGGTTATCCAAATGTGGGAAAGAGTTCAACAATAAATGCTTTGGTAGGGGAGAAGCGGACAGGTGTAACCTCAACTCCTGGGAAGACAAAGCATTTCCAAACATTGATCATATCTGAGAAGCTTACACTATGTGATTGCCCTGGTTTAGTCTTCCCATCCTTTACAAGCTCAAGATACGAGATGATTGCTTCAGGTGTTTTGCCTATTGATCGGATGACTGAGCATAGGGAAGCTGTACAGGTTGTGGCAAATCGAGTACCTAGACAAATGATTGAGGATGTCTACAATATCTGCTTGCCCAAACCCAAGTCTTATGAACTACAAACTCGACCCCCCCTGGCCTCTGAGCTTTTAAGAGCATATTGCGCATCTCGGGGGTATGTTGCTGCAAGTGGGCTGCCAGATGAAACAAGAGCTGCTCGCCAAATTTTGAAGGATTACATTGATGGCAAGCTGCCTCATTATGAGCTGCCCCCAGGAATGGCCAATGAGGAAACTGCCATGAAAGATACAGTCGGAATCTGCCTATCCGACACATATGAATCAGATTCTTCTGATGCTGAAAATCCTTCAGTTAGTGAACATGAAGGTGGCCCCAGTTTAGAGCATGTGCTGAATGATCTGAATTCATTTGACATAGCAAACGGACTTTCTTCAGTTGAGGGACAGGTTAGGAAGAAGAAACCCTCAACTGCACCCCATAAGCAACACAAGAAacctcaaagaaagaaagatcgCACATGGAGGGTCAAAGATGATGAAGGAGATGGAATGCCGGTGGCCAGGGTTTTCCAGAAGCCTGTGAATACAGGCCCTCTAATGCCTTAA
- the LOC113704981 gene encoding glycosyltransferase BC10 — protein MPIVSYPSSPLIPTLTLLLCLPVLFYFIAPSFLPPRRLTITAPDEFDDLSLFHKAISLSSSTSTSVKSHLPSTKSRLGSTSTFRPKIAFLFLTNSDLYFIPLWEKFFNQTRPSLYNIYVHADPSVKITPPTGVFADKFIPSKRTQRSSPTLISAARRLLATALLDDPSNAYFTLVSQNCIPLHSFNYLYKFLFDLHKLSKNLEYLSYIEILSDSPTLWDRYNARGENVMTPEVSFDQFRVGSQFFTLSRRHALKVIEDRRLWNKFKMPCINVESCYPEEHYFPTLLSMTDLEGCSQYTLTRVNWTDSVDGHPHTYNPPEVSPELIHRLRRSNSSYSYMFARKFSPGCLKPLMEIADSVIFKD, from the coding sequence ATGCCAATAGTATCCTACCCTTCATCTCCGCTCATCCCAACCCTCACACTTCTGCTCTGCCTACCGGTCCTTTTCTACTTCATAGCCCCATCCTTCCTCCCTCCTCGCCGTCTCACCATCACCGCCCCGGACGAGTTCGACGACTTGTCCCTCTTCCACAAAGCCATCTCCCTCTCCTCTTCCACCTCCACCTCCGTCAAATCCCACCTCCCCTCCACCAAATCCCGCCTCGGCTCCACCTCCACCTTCCGCCCCAAAATTGCCTTCCTCTTCCTCACCAACTCCGACCTCTACTTCATCCCCCTCTGGGAAAAATTCTTCAACCAAACCCGCCCAAGTCTCTACAATATCTACGTCCACGCCGACCCTTCTGTCAAAATCACCCCACCCACCGGCGTTTTTGCCGATAAATTTATCCCATCTAAGAGAACTCAACGATCTTCCCCCACTTTGATCTCCGCCGCCCGCCGCCTCCTTGCCACCGCCCTCCTCGACGACCCGTCAAATGCATACTTCACGCTAGTCTCCCAAAACTGCATCCCACTCCACTCCTTCAACTACCTCTACAAATTCCTGTTCGACCTCCACAAGCTGTCGAAAAACCTCGAATACTTGAGTTACATTGAGATCCTCTCCGATTCGCCGACTTTGTGGGATCGGTACAATGCTAGAGGGGAAAATGTGATGACCCCAGAAGTTAGTTTCGATCAATTTCGAGTGGGCTCGCAGTTTTTTACGCTATCTCGAAGACATGCCCTCAAGGTTATTGAAGATAGGCGTTTGTGGAATAAGTTCAAGATGCCTTGTATAAATGTAGAGTCTTGTTATCCTGAAGAGCATTATTTTCCTACACTTTTATCAATGACGGATCTGGAGGGGTGTTCCCAATATACATTAACTCGGGTTAATTGGACCGACAGTGTCGATGGACATCCTCATACTTATAATCCACCTGAGGTGTCTCCTGAGCTGATTCATCGTTTAAGGCGCTCGAATTCTTCGTACTCTTACATGTTTGCGAGGAAATTTTCGCCTGGTTGCTTGAAGCCATTGATGGAAATTGCGGATTCAGTCATTTTCAAGGACtga
- the LOC113704952 gene encoding outer envelope protein 39, chloroplastic-like isoform X1 — MGAQKSIHAGNAKIDFNVDFTHKLCAALMLHSSRNTDSPLSLVIGSLCIKHPNLFGKSEKLDVLWDKGLYDSNVLIAYRKPRPEWLSQQSFSIQHSVSPEIGVHGVPVDNYSRSGSGGVNLCRFSAGLDLSEPASSNWSSKTSLKFEHVRPINDDGRSISRDLHGFPVTCSGGCHDSMVVIKQESRFAKASEHSFTRFNLQIEQGIPLLSKWLIFNRFKFVASKGIRLGPAFLLTSFTGGSIVGDIAPYQAFAIGGLGSVRGYGEGAVGCGRSCVVANTEVTLPLNRTIEGAVFLDCGSDLGSGRYVPGNPALRHGKPGSGVGVGYGLRFKSSLGHFQVDYAVNAFQQRTVYVGFNSIGS, encoded by the exons ATGGGAGCTCAGAAGAGCATTCATGCTGGCAATG CCAAGATAGACTTCAATGTTGATTTCACCCACAAATTATGTGCTGCTTTGATGCTACATTCTtccag GAATACTGATAGTCCTCTGTCTCTCGTTATTGGAAG TCTTTGCATAAAGCATCCAAATTTATTTGGCAAGAGTGAGAAGCTTGATGTTCTGTGGGATAAAGGACTTTATGACTCCAATGTCTTGATAGCTTACAGGAAGCCACGGCCCGAATGGCTTTCTCAACAATCCTTTTCTATACAG CATTCGGTTTCTCCAGAAATTGGGGTCCATGGTGTTCCCGTTGACAATTACTCCCGTTCAGGGAGTGGAGGCGTGAATCTTTGTCGCTTTTCTGCTGGTCTAGACTTAAGTGAGCCTGCAAGTTCAAATTGGAGCAGCAAAACGAGTTTAAAGTTTGAG CATGTACGTCCAATTAATGATGATGGCCGCTCAATTAGCAGAGATCTTCATGGTTTTCCTGTGACTTGCAG TGGTGGTTGTCATGACAGTATGGTGGTAATAAAGCAGGAATCTCGATTTGCAAAGGCCAGTGAGCACAGTTTCACTAGG TTTAATCTGCAAATAGAACAAGGGATTCCTCTTCTTTCTAAGTGGCTGATCTTCAACCGGTTCAAGTTTGTCGCATCAAAGGGAATCAGACTTGGGCCTGCATTTCTTCTGACAAG CTTTACGGGTGGCTCTATTGTTGGAGATATAGCTCCATATCAAGCTTTTGCAATTGGAGGACTTGGTAGTGTGCGAGGATATGGTGAAGGTGCTGTTGGTTGTGGAAGGTCTTGTGTAGTGGCCAATACTGAAGTGACATTGCCTTTG AACCGGACGATTGAAGGTGCTGTTTTCTTGGATTGTGGATCTGATTTGGGTTCTGGTCGATATGTGCCTG GGAATCCAGCTCTCAGGCATGGTAAGCCAGGAAGCGGAGTCGGAGTTGGATATGGCCTTCGGTTCAAGTCATCTTTAGGACATTTCCAGGTTGATTATGCTGTCAATGCATTTCAACAGAGAACTGTGTACGTTGGCTTCAATAGCATTGGCTCGTAA
- the LOC113704952 gene encoding outer envelope protein 39, chloroplastic-like isoform X2, with amino-acid sequence MGAQKSIHAGNAKIDFNVDFTHKLCAALMLHSSRNTDSPLSLVIGSLCIKHPNLFGKSEKLDVLWDKGLYDSNVLIAYRKPRPEWLSQQSFSIQHSVSPEIGVHGVPVDNYSRSGSGGVNLCRFSAGLDLSEPASSNWSSKTSLKFEHVRPINDDGRSISRDLHGFPVTCSGGCHDSMVVIKQESRFAKASEHSFTRFNLQIEQGIPLLSKWLIFNRFKFVASKGIRLGPAFLLTSFTGGSIVGDIAPYQAFAIGGLGSVRGYGEGAVGCGRSCVVANTEVTLPLNRTIEGAVFLDCGSDLGSGRYVPALRHGKPGSGVGVGYGLRFKSSLGHFQVDYAVNAFQQRTVYVGFNSIGS; translated from the exons ATGGGAGCTCAGAAGAGCATTCATGCTGGCAATG CCAAGATAGACTTCAATGTTGATTTCACCCACAAATTATGTGCTGCTTTGATGCTACATTCTtccag GAATACTGATAGTCCTCTGTCTCTCGTTATTGGAAG TCTTTGCATAAAGCATCCAAATTTATTTGGCAAGAGTGAGAAGCTTGATGTTCTGTGGGATAAAGGACTTTATGACTCCAATGTCTTGATAGCTTACAGGAAGCCACGGCCCGAATGGCTTTCTCAACAATCCTTTTCTATACAG CATTCGGTTTCTCCAGAAATTGGGGTCCATGGTGTTCCCGTTGACAATTACTCCCGTTCAGGGAGTGGAGGCGTGAATCTTTGTCGCTTTTCTGCTGGTCTAGACTTAAGTGAGCCTGCAAGTTCAAATTGGAGCAGCAAAACGAGTTTAAAGTTTGAG CATGTACGTCCAATTAATGATGATGGCCGCTCAATTAGCAGAGATCTTCATGGTTTTCCTGTGACTTGCAG TGGTGGTTGTCATGACAGTATGGTGGTAATAAAGCAGGAATCTCGATTTGCAAAGGCCAGTGAGCACAGTTTCACTAGG TTTAATCTGCAAATAGAACAAGGGATTCCTCTTCTTTCTAAGTGGCTGATCTTCAACCGGTTCAAGTTTGTCGCATCAAAGGGAATCAGACTTGGGCCTGCATTTCTTCTGACAAG CTTTACGGGTGGCTCTATTGTTGGAGATATAGCTCCATATCAAGCTTTTGCAATTGGAGGACTTGGTAGTGTGCGAGGATATGGTGAAGGTGCTGTTGGTTGTGGAAGGTCTTGTGTAGTGGCCAATACTGAAGTGACATTGCCTTTG AACCGGACGATTGAAGGTGCTGTTTTCTTGGATTGTGGATCTGATTTGGGTTCTGGTCGATATGTGCCTG CTCTCAGGCATGGTAAGCCAGGAAGCGGAGTCGGAGTTGGATATGGCCTTCGGTTCAAGTCATCTTTAGGACATTTCCAGGTTGATTATGCTGTCAATGCATTTCAACAGAGAACTGTGTACGTTGGCTTCAATAGCATTGGCTCGTAA
- the LOC113704952 gene encoding outer envelope protein 39, chloroplastic-like isoform X3 → MPSCSLCIKHPNLFGKSEKLDVLWDKGLYDSNVLIAYRKPRPEWLSQQSFSIQHSVSPEIGVHGVPVDNYSRSGSGGVNLCRFSAGLDLSEPASSNWSSKTSLKFEHVRPINDDGRSISRDLHGFPVTCSGGCHDSMVVIKQESRFAKASEHSFTRFNLQIEQGIPLLSKWLIFNRFKFVASKGIRLGPAFLLTSFTGGSIVGDIAPYQAFAIGGLGSVRGYGEGAVGCGRSCVVANTEVTLPLNRTIEGAVFLDCGSDLGSGRYVPGNPALRHGKPGSGVGVGYGLRFKSSLGHFQVDYAVNAFQQRTVYVGFNSIGS, encoded by the exons ATGCCTTCTTGCAGTCTTTGCATAAAGCATCCAAATTTATTTGGCAAGAGTGAGAAGCTTGATGTTCTGTGGGATAAAGGACTTTATGACTCCAATGTCTTGATAGCTTACAGGAAGCCACGGCCCGAATGGCTTTCTCAACAATCCTTTTCTATACAG CATTCGGTTTCTCCAGAAATTGGGGTCCATGGTGTTCCCGTTGACAATTACTCCCGTTCAGGGAGTGGAGGCGTGAATCTTTGTCGCTTTTCTGCTGGTCTAGACTTAAGTGAGCCTGCAAGTTCAAATTGGAGCAGCAAAACGAGTTTAAAGTTTGAG CATGTACGTCCAATTAATGATGATGGCCGCTCAATTAGCAGAGATCTTCATGGTTTTCCTGTGACTTGCAG TGGTGGTTGTCATGACAGTATGGTGGTAATAAAGCAGGAATCTCGATTTGCAAAGGCCAGTGAGCACAGTTTCACTAGG TTTAATCTGCAAATAGAACAAGGGATTCCTCTTCTTTCTAAGTGGCTGATCTTCAACCGGTTCAAGTTTGTCGCATCAAAGGGAATCAGACTTGGGCCTGCATTTCTTCTGACAAG CTTTACGGGTGGCTCTATTGTTGGAGATATAGCTCCATATCAAGCTTTTGCAATTGGAGGACTTGGTAGTGTGCGAGGATATGGTGAAGGTGCTGTTGGTTGTGGAAGGTCTTGTGTAGTGGCCAATACTGAAGTGACATTGCCTTTG AACCGGACGATTGAAGGTGCTGTTTTCTTGGATTGTGGATCTGATTTGGGTTCTGGTCGATATGTGCCTG GGAATCCAGCTCTCAGGCATGGTAAGCCAGGAAGCGGAGTCGGAGTTGGATATGGCCTTCGGTTCAAGTCATCTTTAGGACATTTCCAGGTTGATTATGCTGTCAATGCATTTCAACAGAGAACTGTGTACGTTGGCTTCAATAGCATTGGCTCGTAA